GTCGACAACCTCATCATGCGGATAACCGACGTGTTCTTCGCGATACCCGGCCTGCTCTTCCTCATCGTGGTCGTCGCGATCTTCGGCTCGAGCGCCACCACGATCTTCCTGGCGCTCGGGCTCATAAGTTGGCCGGGGGAGGCGCGCGTCATGCGCTCCGAGGTGCTGCGGGTGAGGGAGCGGGAGTACGTGGTGGCCGCCAAGGCGCTCGGCCTGCGCGACGTCGGCGTCATCTTGCGCCACGTCATGCCGAACGCCCTCGCCTCGATGATCGTCATCGGCTCGCTCGGCATCGCGGGCGCCATCCTCTCGGAGGCGACGCTCTCGTTCCTCGGCCTCGGTATCCAGGAGCCGCTCGCGAGCTGGGGAACGATGATCAACCGCGGCCAGCAGTACATCTTCAACGCCTGGTGGTACTCGGTGTTCCCGGGCGCCGTGATCATGCTCGTGGTGCTAGGTTTCAACTTCCTCGGCGACGCCGTCCGCGACGCCTTGGCCGTCGAGGAGGGACGCTGACATGGGACAGGTGACCGAACCGGCGGCCGGCTGGCTGGAACGCTTCCACGCCTTCGCCGAGGAGTTCATGGCCCGGCACAAGGTGCCCGGGGCGGCCGTCACCATCGTGCGCGGCGGCGAGACCGCCTACGGCCGGGCCTTCGGCCACCGCGACCGCGAAGCCGCCGCCGCGGCCGACATGGACACGCTCTTCGGCCTGGCGTCCGTCACGAAGGCGTTCACGGCGCTCACGCTCCTCGCCCTCGAGGCGCGGGGCGTGCTGAGCCTGGAGGACCCCGTCACGCGCTACCTGCCGGGGTTCGCCTACCCGGGGCTCACGCCGGAGGCGCCGGTGCGCATCTGGCACCTCGCGAGCCATACGAGCGGGCTCCCGCCCGTGCGCGGCCTCGACTACGCCATCTACCCGAGCCAGGTCGGCGACCCGTCCGAGGCCTTCAACGCGCGCGATTACACGGGTGCCCCGCGGGTTGACGACTACCCCGCCCTCGTCGCCTACCTGGCGTCCGAGACGCGGCCGGCCCTGGCCGCCCCGGGGAGCGTGGTGAGCTACTCGAACGACGGCTACGGGCTCCTC
The Trueperaceae bacterium genome window above contains:
- a CDS encoding ABC transporter permease — translated: MSASNTAATSAGRASRFRRLRAFSRHRLGLIGLVIILVFTLVAVFAPQIAPYDPTTQRIATARLVPPSGQFWFGTDELGRDLFSRIVYGARISMSIGIIAEGIALLVGITLGAAAGFFGGWVDNLIMRITDVFFAIPGLLFLIVVVAIFGSSATTIFLALGLISWPGEARVMRSEVLRVREREYVVAAKALGLRDVGVILRHVMPNALASMIVIGSLGIAGAILSEATLSFLGLGIQEPLASWGTMINRGQQYIFNAWWYSVFPGAVIMLVVLGFNFLGDAVRDALAVEEGR